One Littorina saxatilis isolate snail1 linkage group LG1, US_GU_Lsax_2.0, whole genome shotgun sequence genomic window carries:
- the LOC138963193 gene encoding uncharacterized protein yields MKLSLLCLLGTLALAQAQYIPRYTSQFPNYQGQFPFYPGTGVGGARGPGGGFGRRGSFFRFDDDDDDFFDDDRFDDDDDRFDDDDFFENRFGRFGYLPRFDRSIAHH; encoded by the exons ATGAAGCTGTCTCTCTTGTGTCTGTTGGGCACCCTTGCTCTCGCCCAGGCTCAATACATCCCCCGCTACACGAGCCAATTCCCAAACTACCAGGGCCAATTCCCATTCTACCCTGGTACAGGTGTTGGAGGAGCTAGGGGACCTGGAGGGGGATTCGGTAGGCGTGGCAGTTTCTTTCGGttcgatgacgacgacgacgacttcTTCGACGACGACCGtttcgacgacgacgacgaccgtTTCGACGACGACGACTTCTTCGAGAACAGATTCGGCCGTTTCGGCTATTTACCACGGTTTGACAG GTCCATTGCACATCACTGA